The Solanum pennellii chromosome 11, SPENNV200 genome contains a region encoding:
- the LOC107002976 gene encoding uncharacterized protein LOC107002976: MAAGLAIGFSAVRPPLKQALGVKILNYQKSKWVFSPLAFSSSSSSSSTSRKLILYSKPGCCLCDGLKEKLNAAFSLSSPHSLHDVQLQVRDITSNPDWEKSYQYEIPVLARVRPDGTEEVLPRLSPRLGVEAIHKKIAAALTE; this comes from the exons ATGGCAGCTGGACTTGCAATCGGATTCAGTGCTGTAAGGCCACCATTAAAGCAAGCACTAGGAGTGAAAATCCTAAACTACCAAAAGAGCAAATGGGTCTTTAGCCCTTTAGCtttttcatcatcttcttcttcttcttcaacatcaAGAAAGCTAATACTCTATTCAAAGCCTGGTTGCTGTTTGTGTGATGGCCTCAAAGAAAAACTCAATGCTGCTTTCTCACTTTCCAGTCCCCATTCTCTACACGACGTTCAATTACAG GTTAGAGATATAACTAGCAATCCTGATTGGGAGAAGTCTTATCAATATGAAATACCTGTGTTGGCTAGAGTGCGTCCTGATGGCACTGAG GAGGTACTTCCTAGATTATCTCCTCGTCTAGGTGTTGAGGCCATCCACAAGAAGATTGCAGCTGCATTGACTGAATGA
- the LOC107002895 gene encoding WAT1-related protein At4g08300-like, translated as MAGEFSSLVNKIKPYLAMVSLQFGYAGMYIVTMMCFKRGMSHWILVVYRHAFATIAVAPFAIVLERKIRPKMTLRVFIKIVALGFLEPVIDQNLYYLGLKSTTATYASAFVNLLPAVTFILAVVFRIEKVNLKKKSSMAKVIGTAITVAGAMVMTLYKGPMFNLVPHRGGAHHEASVAAPENWVAGTIELIACIVGWSGFFIVQSMTLKEYPAELSLAAWVCVMGVVEGGIVALIMERDWNAWVIGFDSRLLAAAYSGIVCSGIAYYVQSVVNKVKGPVFVTAFSPLSMVITSVLAAIILAESVHLGSLIGAIIIVMGLYSVVWGKSKEGKINDITSKDQELPVVDIKERSTIVDDNINEKKTSIYQEH; from the exons ATGGCTGGTGAATTTAGCTCCCTTGTTAACAAGATCAAGCCTTATTTGGCTATGGTGTCTTTGCAATTTGGTTATGCAGGGATGTATATTGTCACCATGATGTGTTTCAAAAGAGGAATGAGTCATTGGATTCTTGTTGTTTATAGACATGCATTTGCCACCATTGCTGTTGCACCCTTTGCTATCGTTCTCGAAAG GAAAATAAGGCCTAAGATGACACTCAGGGTCTTTATTAAGATAGTGGCTCTTGGTTTTCTAGA GCCAGTGATTGATCAGAATTTGTACTATTTGGGACTGAAGAGTACAACTGCAACTTATGCATCTGCTTTTGTTAATCTCCTCCCAGCAGTAACCTTTATTCTGGCTGTAGTTTTCag AATTGAGAAggtaaatttgaagaaaaaatcaagTATGGCAAAGGTTATAGGAACAGCAATAACAGTGGCTGGAGCCATGGTGATGACTCTATACAAAGGGCCAATGTTCAACCTGGTCCCACATCGCGGTGGCGCGCACCACGAAGCCTCAGTCGCGGCCCCTGAGAATTGGGTAGCCGGAACCATTGAGCTCATCGCTTGCATTGTTGGTTGGTCCGGTTTCTTTATTGTTCAA tcgATGACACTGAAAGAGTATCCCGCGGAGTTATCTCTAGCAGCATGGGTATGTGTGATGGGTGTAGTGGAAGGTGGAATTGTTGCACTTATAATGGAACGTGATTGGAATGCTTGGGTTATTGGTTTTGACTCTAGACTCCTTGCTGCTGCCTATtct ggtATTGTATGCTCAGGAATTGCATATTATGTGCAAAGTGTTGTTAATAAAGTTAAAGGCCCAGTATTTGTAACAGCCTTTAGCCCATTAAGTATGGTTATTACTTCAGTTCTTGCTGCTATTATCTTAGCTGAATCAGTCCATCTTGGAAG CTTAATTGGAGCAATTATCATAGTCATGGGACTATATTCTGTGGTGTGGGGCAAGAGTAAAGAAGGGAAAATCAATGATATCACTAGTAAAGATCAAGAATTACCAGTTGTGGATATTAAAGAAAGATCAACTATTGTTGATGATAATATTAATGAGAAGAAAACTTCAATCTACCAAGAGCATTAA
- the LOC107003294 gene encoding protein SYM1-like, producing MFVSFIKNSFKLAHKYPISCHQLQHSKMMYSQISKTSREQMSKCRHFSSSVGASCGNKVGFIGWYLQMLDSRPILTKTITCTLIVTAADLTAQTIVAGSFSGQYDLIRTMRVAGFAMVILGPSLHVWYNSLSLFLPKRDVVSTLKKIALGQILYGPTMNAIFFSINAAAQGESSSEIVARLKRDLVPTAVNGLIYWPICDFITFKFVPVHLQPLVVNTFSYVWNIYLTYIASQQKVAASA from the exons atgtttgttTCTTTCATCAAAAATAGCTTCAAATTAGCCCATAAATATCCTATTTCATGTCATCAACTTCAACATTCCAAAATGATGTATTCACAAATTAGTAAGACAAGTAGAGAGCAAATGTCAAAATGTAGGCATTTCTCATCATCTGTTGGAGCTTCTTGTGGCAACAAAGTTGGATTCATTGGGTGGTATTTACAAATGCTCGACTCTCGTCCCATCCTCACCAAGACAATCACTTGTACTCTTATTGTCACCGCTGCTGATCTGACAGCACAg ACAATTGTAGCTGGTTCATTTTCAGGGCAATATGATCTAATACGAACAATGAGGGTAGCTGGTTTTGCAATGGTAATTTTAGGGCCTTCACTTCATGTCTGGTACAACTCACTCTCACTATTCCTTCCAAAGCGCGACGTTGTTTCAACGTTGAAAAAGATAGCATTAGGACAGATACTATATGGACCTACCATGAATGCTATCTTCTTTTCCATCAACGCCGCAGCACAAG GTGAAAGTAGTTCAGAAATTGTGGCAAGATTGAAACGTGACTTGGTTCCTACTGCTGTTAATGGTCTAATATACTGgcctatatgtgattttatcaCATTCAAATTTGTACCTGTTCATTTACAG CCACTTGTGGTCAACACATTTTCTTATGTGTGGAATATCTACCTGACGTACATTGCAAGTCAACAGAAAGTAGCAGCTTCAGCATAA
- the LOC107003052 gene encoding transmembrane emp24 domain-containing protein p24delta3-like, whose product MELCKLVLLLLTVMTVAEAIWMELPTSGTKCLSEDIHSNVVVLADYSVIGDEEHAQANVVPTISVKVTSPFGNNLHHKENVTHGQFAFTTTEAGNYLACFWMDNHAPGAKAVTIGIDWKTGISAKDWESVARKEKIEGVELELVKLEGIVQAIHENLEYLKDREAVMREENEKTNARVAWLSIMSLGICIAAAVLQVFYLKNFFRKKKLI is encoded by the exons ATGGAGCTTTGTAAACTTGTGCTGCTGTTGTTGACGGTGATGACGGTGGCGGAAGCGATATGGATGGAGTTACCGACTTCGGGAACCAAGTGTTTGTCGGAGGATATCCACTCGAACGTCGTCGTTTTGGCGGATTACAGTGTAATCGGTGATGAAGAACACGCTCAAGCTAATGTTGTCCCCACCATCTCTGTCAAG GTCACATCACCTTTTGGAAACAATCTTCACCATAAAGAGAATGTAACTCATGGTCAATTTGCTTTCACAACCACTGAGGCTGGTAACTACTTGGCATGCTTTTGGATGGACAACCATGCACCTGGGGCTAAAGCAGTTACTATCGGTATTGACTGGAAGACGGGAATCAGTGCAAAGGATTGGGAATCAGTTGCAAGGAAGGAAAAGATAGAA GGTGTCGAACTTGAATTGGTGAAACTTGAAGGGATAGTGCAAGCCATTCATGAAAATTTAGAGTACCTGAAGGATAG GGAAGCAGTAATGAGGGAAGAAAACGAGAAAACCAATGCTAGAGTGGCATGGTTAAGTATAATGTCTCTTGGTATATGCATAGCAGCTGCAGTTCTTCAAGTATTTTATCTGAAGAACTTCTTTCGCAAGAAAAAACTCATTTAG